In Spinacia oleracea cultivar Varoflay chromosome 5, BTI_SOV_V1, whole genome shotgun sequence, a single window of DNA contains:
- the LOC110798241 gene encoding putative Peroxidase 48: MAVPIKFYWFSFLLLLLLLLFIVFRPFDSNSSAVNSSSPIFIDAHFALRRLLEVPEQHILHYDFYRYSCPNAESVVFQFMQNTVTVDNRAAAQLLRLMFHDCFIQGCDASLLLDDSNGNPSHSIERNAFPNQSLKGLEIIDSIKQALETECPSVVSCSDIISLATRDAVILSGGPFFPILTGRRDSQMSYFDEANQEIPGPDSNITEMLNMFSQKGFNEKETVSLLGAHNIGKIGCEFIQSRFSNFKGSGEPDPTIPEDFLLELKRICNPNASPSPSPSRLRNLIESASGLPFHQSLAPFIFSGSGFDSHYYKGLLMGRGLLYVDQQLMADPRTAKLVEVFASDDGSTFRREFSKSMLMMSNLVYLTGSQGEVRTRCSLPNSF, from the exons ATGGCGGTTCCAATCAAGTTCTACTGGTtttccttccttcttcttcttcttcttcttctcttcaTCGTTTTTCGACCATTCGACTCCAACTCTTCCGCCGTCAATTCTTCATCTCCTATCTTTATCGACGCACATTTCGCGCTTCGACGCTTGCTTGAAGTTCCCGAGCAACACATTCTTCACTATGACTTCTATCGGTACAGTTGCCCTAATGCTGAAAGCGTCGTCTTCCAGTTCATGCAGAATACTGTCACCGTCGATAATAGGGCCGCCGCTCAGCTTCTCCGCCTCATGTTCCATGATTGCTTCATTCAG GGTTGTGATGCGTCTCTGCTTCTGGATGATAGTAATGGGAACCCAAGTCATTCAATTGAGAGGAATGCATTTCCGAACCAATCGCTCAAGGGTCTCGAAATCATTGACAGCATCAAACAAGCATTAGAAACCGAGTGCCCTAGTGTTGTGTCATGTTCGGACATCATTTCTTTGGCCACTAGAGATGCTGTCATTTTG TCTGGAGGACCTTTTTTCCCTATCCTCACTGGACGAAGAGACAGCCAAATGTCATACTTTGATGAAGCGAATCAGGAGATACCAGGACCAGACAGTAACATAACAGAGATGCTGAATATGTTTTCGCAGAAGGGTTTCAATGAGAAAGAAACTGTCAGTCTACTGG GGGCACACAACATTGGAAAGATTGGGTGTGAATTCATTCAAAGTCGATTCTCCAACTTCAAGGGTAGTGGAGAGCCTGACCCTACAATTCCTGAAGATTTCTTGCTTGAGCTGAAAAGAATCTGCAATCCAAATGCATCTCCCAGTCCTTCTCCATCCAGACTTAGGAATTTGATAGAATCTGCCTCTGGGCTGCCTTTTCATCAGTCTCTGGCGCCATTTATTTTCTCAGGGTCTGGCTTTGATTCACATTATTACAAGGGCTTGCTTATGGGACGGGGTTTACTCTATGTAGATCAGCAACTGATGGCAGATCCCAGGACTGCTAAGTTGGTTGAAGTCTTTGCATCAGATGATGGTTCAACCTTCCGCAGAGAATTTTCCAAGTCAATGCTTATGATGTCCAATCTTGTATATCTCACTGGCTCTCAAGGTGAGGTGCGAACCAGGTGTTCATTACCAAACAGCTTTTGA
- the LOC110798242 gene encoding probable aquaporin PIP2-1, which translates to MGKDIEVGGDHRRELAKDYQDPPPSPLFDGEELGKWSFYRALIAEFIATMLFLYITVLTVIGHKSQNATDQCGGVGILGIAWAFGGMIFVLVYCTAGISGGHINPAVTFGLLLARKLSLVRAILYMVAQCLGAICGVGLVKAFQSAYYHEYGGGANTLSQGYSKGTGLAAEIIGTFVLVYTVFSATDPKRSARDSHVPVLAPLPIGFAVFMVHLATIPVTGTGINPARSFGAAVIFNSKQAWADQWIFWVGPMIGAAIAAIYHQYILRAGFVKALGSFRSSSNM; encoded by the exons atgggaaaggACATAGAAGTAGGAGGAGATCACAGAAGAGAGTTAGCAAAAGACTATCAAGACCCTCCACCATCACCTTTGTTTGATGGAGAAGAGTTGGGGAAATGGTCATTTTACAGAGCTTTAATAGCTGAGTTTATTGCAACAATGTTGTTTTTGTACATCACAGTATTGACTGTGATTGGTCATAAGAGCCAGAATGCTACTGATCAATGTGGTGGTGTTGGTATTCTTGGTATTGCTTGGGCTTTTGGTGGCATGATCTTTGTCCTTGTTTATTGTACTGCTGGTATTTCTG GTGGGCACATTAACCCAGCGGTAACATTTGGGTTGTTGTTGGCGAGAAAACTAAGTCTAGTAAGGGCCATTCTTTACATGGTGGCTCAATGCTTAGGAGCCATTTGTGGTGTTGGGCTGGTTAAAGCCTTCCAAAGCGCATACTACCACGAGTATGGAGGTGGTGCCAACACTCTATCTCAAGGTTACAGCAAGGGAACTGGTTTGGCTGCTGAAATCATTGGCACATTTGTTCTTGTCTACACCGTCTTCTCTGCCACTGACCCTAAACGCAGTGCTAGGGACTCTCACGTTCCT gTGTTGGCACCACTTCCAATTGGATTTGCCGTGTTCATGGTTCACTTGGCTACTATCCCAGTTACTGGCACCGGTATCAACCCTGCTAGAAGTTTTGGAGCCGCTGTTATCTTTAACAGCAAACAAGCCTGGGCTGATCAG TGGATTTTCTGGGTCGGACCAATGATTGGGGCCGCCATTGCTGCCATCTACCACCAGTACATCTTGAGAGCCGGCTTTGTTAAGGCTCTTGGATCATTCAGGAGCTCATCAAATATGTAA